Below is a genomic region from Pirellulales bacterium.
CCCGATCGTGATGTTCGTCCACGGTGGGGCGTGGGTCTTCGGCGACAAAGACTTTTGGGGCGTGCATGAGGCGATCGGGCGGATGTTCGCTCGGCATGGCATTGGAGCGGCGGTGATCAGCTACCGTCTTTCGCCCGCGGTGCAGCATCCGGAGCACGTCAAAGACGTGGCTCGGGCTTTCGCCTGGCTGCACGAGAACGTCAAGAACTACGGCGGCCGACCAGATGAACTGTTCGTCTGCGGCCACTCGGCGGGCGGACATCTTGTGTCGCTATTGGCCACCGACGACACCTATTTGAAGGCCGAAGGGCTTTCGCTGGCCGACATCAAAGGGGTCATGCCGATCAGCGGCGTTTATCTGATTCCGGACAAATGGTTCACGGACGTCTTTGGCAAAGACCCCGAAACTCGGAAGAAGGCCAGCCCGATCAACGACGTCCATGCCGGCTGCCCGCCGTTCTGCGTCGTCTACGGCGACGACGATTTTCCGACTTGCGGCGCGACGTCCGAGAGGTTCTGCGAAGCGCTCAAGGCCGAAAAGGTCGCGGCCGAATCGCTCGAGATCAAGAAACGCAACCACATCGACATCATCACCGGTTGCGGCAAGGATGACGACCCGTGCGCGAAAGCGCTGGTCGACTTCGTGATGAAGCACGTCGCGAGCGAGAAGTGATGCACGCGCGTGCCGACTGCCTACTTCTTCCCGCACGCGGAGCTAACTGGACATCCGGTCGCGCAGGTCGTGCAACCGCCGCCGGGACCCTCTGCCGTTCCGCAGCCCGGCCCGCACCCTTCAGCGACCGTGTCGGCGAATTTGCGGAACTGTGCCGCCGCGTCGTAG
It encodes:
- a CDS encoding alpha/beta hydrolase: MASPSQTPCRWLSLLIAALLTAPALVASAADDPKKDAPLPDVRAERDISYYTGPGADKVKHKLDLYLPKGKSDFPIVMFVHGGAWVFGDKDFWGVHEAIGRMFARHGIGAAVISYRLSPAVQHPEHVKDVARAFAWLHENVKNYGGRPDELFVCGHSAGGHLVSLLATDDTYLKAEGLSLADIKGVMPISGVYLIPDKWFTDVFGKDPETRKKASPINDVHAGCPPFCVVYGDDDFPTCGATSERFCEALKAEKVAAESLEIKKRNHIDIITGCGKDDDPCAKALVDFVMKHVASEK